A single region of the Epinephelus fuscoguttatus linkage group LG14, E.fuscoguttatus.final_Chr_v1 genome encodes:
- the slc8a3 gene encoding sodium/calcium exchanger 3 isoform X4 has protein sequence MTSDEEEARRIAEMGKPVLGEHSKLEVIIEESYEFKSTVDKLIKKTNLALVVGTNSWRDQFMEAITVSADEDEEDTGEERLPSCFDYVMHFLTVFWKVLFACVPPTDYLHGWACFVVSIVIIGLLTAVIGDLASHFGCTIGLKDSVTAVVFVALGTSVPDTFASKVSAVQDTYADASIGNVTGSNAVNVFLGIGMAWSVAAIYWHMKGKPFVVEAGSLAFSVTLFTIFAFLAISVLLYRRRAHIGGELGGPRGHRLATSAFLFGLWFLYILFSSLEAYCHIEGF, from the exons ATGACATCAGACGAGGAGGAAGCCAGGCGGATCGCAGAGATGGGAAAACCAGTGCTGGGGGAGCACTCCAAGCTGGAAGTCATTATTGAAGAATCATACGAGTTTAAG AGCACAGTGGACAAGCTGATTAAGAAGACCAACCTGGCGCTGGTGGTGGGAACCAACTCATGGAGAGACCAGTTCATGGAGGCCATCACAGTCAGTGCAG ATGAGGACGAAGAGGACACAGGGGAAGAGCGGCTGCCGTCCTGTTTCGACTACGTCATGCACTTCCTCACCGTCTTCTGGAAGGTCCTGTTTGCTTGCGTTCCTCCCACAGACTACCTGCACGGCTGGGCCTGTTTCGTTGTCTCCATCGTCATCATCGGCCTGCTCACGGCCGTCATTGGCGACCTGGCGTCTCACTTTGGCTGCACCATCGGCCTCAAGGACTCGGTGACTGCTGTGGTGTTTGTGGCGCTTGGTACATCAGTCCCAG ATACCTTTGCCAGTAAGGTATCAGCAGTCCAGGACACCTACGCAGATGCCTCTATCGGGAATGTGACCGGCAGCAACGCCGTCAACGTCTTCTTGGGAATCGGCATGGCCTGGTCGGTGGCGGCCATCTACTGGCACATGAAAGGAAAGCCGTTTGTGGTGGAAGCCGGCTCACTGGCTTTCTCCGTCACCCTCTTCACCATCTTCGCCTTCCTGGCCATCTCGGTGCTGCTTTACCGGCGCCGGGCCCACATCGGAGGAGAACTGGGCGGGCCCCGGGGACACAGACTGGCCACGTCAGCCTTCCTTTTCGGCCTCTGGTTCCTTTACATCCTCTTCTCCAGTCTGGAGGCCTACTGTCATATAGAGGGCTTCTAA